In one Mauremys mutica isolate MM-2020 ecotype Southern chromosome 3, ASM2049712v1, whole genome shotgun sequence genomic region, the following are encoded:
- the GLYATL3 gene encoding glycine N-acyltransferase-like protein 3 — protein sequence MLVLKCSIKLQMLEKMLMQNFPESRKVYGAVLNINRGNPFRMEVVVDSWPDFKVVITRRLVKDEMDDLDHYTNAYAVFYKDLQAYQELLANTDTINWEQIFQIQGLQDGLYEASNTVARSKQVDVKLSSFQMFIVPQPDMLPDVTTQMDPALRLAYLDVSHASLLNETWSRGGNEQCQRYFANLVCCFPSICVLDDNRHPVSWSLTDQFATMIHTYTLPEHRRKGYNRLVATTLAKKLHSQGFPVQGNVLEENMPAITLFKSTNSQLLPCRFFRLIHTPFRFLASPDL from the exons ATGCTGGTGCTGAAATGTTCCATAAAACTGCAGATGCTGGAGAAAATGTTAATGCAAAACTTCCCCGAATCACGCAAG GTTTATGGAGCAGTGCTGAATATCAACAGAGGCAATCCCTTCAGGATGGAAGTGGTGGTGGATTCGTGGCCGGATTTCAAAGTTGTCATTACCAGGCGGCTGGTGAAG GATGAGATGGATGACCTTGACCATTACACCAATGCCTATGCAGTTTTCTACAAGGACCTACAGGCTTACCAGGAGCTACTGGCCAACACAGATACCATCAACTGGGAACAGATCTTTCAGATACAAG GGCTCCAGGATGGATTATATGAAGCATCCAACACTGTTGCTAGGTCTAAACAAGTTGATGTGAAACTATCCTCTTTCCAGATGTTTATCGTCCCACAGCCTGACATGCTGCCAGACGTCACAACTCA GATGGACCCTGCACTGAGACTGGCTTACCTTGATGTCTCTCATGCCAGCCTGCTGAATGAAACCTGGTCGCGAGGAGGCAATGAGCAATGCCAGAGGTACTTTGCCAACCTCGTTTGCTGCTTCCCCAGCATCTGTGTGCTAGATGACAACAGGCACCCTGTCTCCTGGAGTCTGACAGATCAGTTTGCCACCATGATACACACTTATACCCTTCCTGAGCACCGCAGGAAAGGTTATAACCGTCTTGTTGCCACCACGTTAGCTAAGAAGTTACATAGCCAGGGCTTTCCAGTTCAGGGTAATGTCCTGGAGGAGAACATGCCAGCTATAACATTGTTCAAAAGCACGAACTCTCAATTATTGCCCTGCCGATTTTTCAGACTCATCCACACTCCTTTCCGGTTTTTAGCCAGCCCTGACCTATAG